In a single window of the Natator depressus isolate rNatDep1 chromosome 24, rNatDep2.hap1, whole genome shotgun sequence genome:
- the PMF1 gene encoding polyamine-modulated factor 1 yields MAAAGGEGPARAEGEGAAAAGGFSSLPAQEEEPGRGQLFDTVVDAFLEKLVAAGSYQRFANCYHRFYKLQPEMTRSIYDQFISQLQTSIQEEIREIKEEGNLEELFASMDKIVEEAKNREEPAWRPSGIPEEDIHSAMVPYLLKHQTYLRKALKEKEEENRKLAESVLAGRERISEMQQQIQNRKQAWQAISKEQRELIMTFQEPE; encoded by the exons ATGGCGGCGGCTGGCGGCGAGGGCCCGGCGCGGGCGGAGGGCGAGGGGGCCGCCGCCGCTGGCGGCTTCTCTTCGCTGCCAGCCCAGGAGGAAGAGCCGGGCCGCGGGCAGCTCTTCGACACCGTGGTGGACGCTTTCCTGGAGAAGCTGGTGGCCGCTGGCAG TTACCAGAGGTTTGCAAACTGCTACCATCGCTTCTATAAACTCCAGCCTGAAATGACCAGAAGTATTTATGATCAGTTTATATCCCAACTGCAAACTTCCATTCAG GAGGAGATTCGTGAGATAAAGGAGGAAGGGAATCTTGAGGAGCTCTTTGCCTCGATGGATAAAATTGTGGAGGAAGCAAAGAATCGGGAAGAGCCCGCGTG GCGCCCCAGTGGGATCCCAGAGGAAGATATTCATAGCGCCATGGTGCCGTACCTCCTGAAGCACCAGACATACCTGCGTAAAGCCctgaaagagaaggaagaggagaacaGGAAGCTGGCAGAGTCTGTATTGGCCGGACGGGAGAGAATCTCAGAGATGCAGCAGCAGATACAAAATCGCAAGCAAGCATGGCAG GCAATTAGTAAAGAACAGAGAGAACTAATCATGACGTTCCAGGAGCCCGAATGA